The following proteins are co-located in the Gossypium hirsutum isolate 1008001.06 chromosome A02, Gossypium_hirsutum_v2.1, whole genome shotgun sequence genome:
- the LOC107927468 gene encoding uncharacterized protein isoform X2 — MASSPFDTDTALRLLLFCAEAIEDGDLKSADAFLQNILVLADESPYLYESRMVRYFADALVRRAYGLHPASSYNTFPGNPAPYYHYNGYGINGVIKKVIDDALMGNRRLHLIDFSIPYYYFDGSVLRTLPSFSGGPLLVHVSYILPPFLKKYVDFKLQMGILTRDAEVVNVKLEDELKVVYGNSLAEVDECEIDFKRRREDEMVVVYYKFKLDKLVRDAKAMEGELVRLKEINPTIVIMLDFYSNHSHSNFLTCLEDSFQYYSNTSTLIWRQPNIYLNEYEWDCNRDESEGNNVIRRHQTLSEWQRLFSMAGFTRIPLNHNKDNLSDEGSFFGRNYYWLDNTNLLETMGEEEECLILGYKGCRMFFLSAWKPKVEDGHFNSISTNHQFRQGFNPNPLPLQPLQPFIEGLTLNRLAAFSEIYDILKYLGCRYKFLLVLTWAFKVNNIRETTWGSNEKFPFSTQSTYCYMKDYKTYQFMHHCEKRKLVSISVKKAFESRDGYHFEPSVAKLDKQDHPNLLNVKDYNIDVVVAICLQNRHTSNEVYIVEFCWPATESEISKSLALRIFDDLKHMKATFVTVKVQGTEIKFQEEAISSIPTSSNTAMPLKIAEEARDIHAIEINGHIEQIGKTKRNKQRKSWSKVWVDFDKFEEDGKQVAKCKHCPKVLTGSSKSGTTHLNNHSKVCPGKKKQNQESQLILPVDTNERSSTFDQERSHLDLVKMVIKHQYPLDLAGQEAFKNFVKGLQPMYEFQSRDKLLSDIHRIYNEERKKLQLYFDQLACKLNLIVSLWKNNHGKTAYCCLIARFIDDGWELKMKILGLRKLEHVYDTKVVGGIIRSFVLDWNISKKVCSITVDNSFLNDGMVHQIKEICVSEQGSLSSAHWFISFTLLEDGFREMDSILSKLWKSIEYVTETTHGKLNFQEAVNQVKLQGGKSWDELSFKLESDSDILDNALRSREIFCKLEQIDDNFMLNLSMEEWEKAVTLQSCFKCFDDIKGTQSLTANLYFPKLCNMYEEFGQLKKNNHPFVILMKRKFGNYWSLCNVAFTIAAALDPRLKFRSSCNETYELESMMKLIRFRKVLMDVYFEYANEAKNLSASSSVLDDSNSLTAETTKDCIVSYFSKFASPSNVKKVASQKSELDCYLEETLLPSDADILGWWRVNSQRFPTLAKMARDFLAIPVSVSAPCSNISAMTTNPTYSSLDPESMEALVCSQNWLESTKENDGEHHEPMQNMDKRKRKMEENGTSTVKVFKNRNHEKASSNGDIASDFNKNDGSLSFDNWMEPQCSSSESVGEKAEIMEASVRNRDRLESSIGKPNRGRNIAASIEIPNDEPSFNSNQLDQFQSSSSESDEETTLREQGSWCREDVRTYLVSSFTDKEKKRLNRWERSELSGKLIGRDKEFKLMGEKLTPLLMVPHCDETLMRYYIDDSVVNAFFKLLKKRSDKYPNVYIKHYSFDPQIATCLIKGSKLEGEVLAWFKAEKLRGVHKLFLPMCLSAHWVLFCVDTREKKISWLDPIPSSRIKSNNVEKQIILQWFTNCLLPEFGYNDADEWPFVVRTDIPKQENSIDCGVFVMKYGDCLTHGDFFPFTQKDMIYFRRCIFLDIYRGRLHDKR; from the exons ATGGCTTCTTCTCCTTTTGACACCGACACCGCCTTGAGATTGTTACTATTCTGCGCTGAAGCTATTGAAGATGGGGATCTGAAAAGCGCCGATGCGTTCCTTCAGAACATCTTGGTTCTTGCTGATGAAAGTCCCTACTTATATGAAAGCAGAATGGTGAGATATTTTGCGGACGCTCTGGTTCGCCGAGCCTACGGACTGCATCCTGCTTCTTCCTACAACACTTTCCCGGGGAATCCTGCACCATATTATCATTATAACGGCTACGGTATTAATGGCGTCATAAAAAAAGTTATCGATGATGCTTTGATGGGAAACAGGCGATTGCACCTCATTGATTTCTCCATCCCGTATTACTATTTTGACGGTTCAGTTCTTCGTACACTACCGTCCTTCTCCGGCGGTCCTCTACTCGTTCATGTAAGTTACATACTTCCACCATTTctgaaaaaatatgtagatttcAAACTCCAAATGGGGATTTTGACTAGGGATGCCGAGGTAGTTAATGTAAAGTTGGAGGATGAGTTGAAAGTGGTCTATGGCAATAGTTTGGCAGAAGTGGATGAATGTGAAATAGATttcaaaagaagaagagaagatgaaATGGTGGTGGTTTACTATAAATTTAAACTTGATAAGTTGGTAAGAGATGCAAAAGCAATGGAGGGAGAGTTAGTAAGATTGAAGGAGATAAATCCGACGATTGTAATCATGCTAGACTTTTATTCTAATCATAGCCACTCCAATTTCTTGACATGTTTGGAGGATTCTTTTCAGTATTACTCCAATACTTCCACATTAATCTGGCGTCAGCCGAACATTTATTTAAATGAGTATGAGTGGGACTGTAACAGAGATGAAAGTGAAGGTAATAATGTAATTAGGCGGCACCAAACTTTGAGTGAATGGCAACGTCTCTTTTCAATGGCTGGTTTTACTCGAATTCCATTAAACCACAACAAAGATAATCTTAGCGATGAAGGTTCTTTCTTTGGCCGTAATTATTATTGGTTGGACAATACAAATTTGTTAGAAACAATGGGGGAGGAAGAAGAGTGTTTGATTTTAGGTTACAAGGGATGTCGAATGTTTTTCTTATCGGCATGGAAACCCAAAGTTGAAGATGGACACTTCAATTCCATTTCCACCAACCATCAGTTTCGACaag GTTTCAATCCAAATCCTTTACCTCTtcaacctcttcaaccttttATAGAG GGCTTGACATTGAATCGATTAGCTGCTTTTTCTGAGATATATGacatattaaaatatttaggttgtagatataaatttttattagttttaacaTGGGCTTTTAAAGTTAACAATATACGTGAAACTACGTGGGGTTCAAATGagaaatttcctttttctacccAAAGTACTTATTGTTATATGAAAGATTACAAAACTTATCAATTTATGCATCATTGTGAAAAACGGAAGCTTGTGAGCATCAGTGTCAAGAAAGCATTTGAATCAAGGGACGGCTACCATTTTGAACCATCTGTTGCTAAGCTTGACAAACAAGACCACCCAAATTTGTTAAATGTAAAGGATTATAACATAGATGTTGTTGTTGCCATCTGTCTGCAAAATCGTCACACAAGTAATGAAGTTTATATagtagaattttgttggcctgcAACTGAGAGTGAAATATCAAAATCTTTAGCTCTTCGTATCTTCGATGACTTGAAACATATGAAGGCAACGTTTGTAACTGTAAAAGTTCAAGGCACCGAAATTAAGTTCCAAGAAGAagccatttcaagcattcctacATCTTCAAACACAGCAATGCCTTTGAAAATAGCTGAAGAAGCAAGGGACATTCATGCAATAGAAATAAACGGGCATATTGAGCAG ATTGGGAAAACAAAACGAAACAAACAGAGAAAGTCGTGGTCTAAGGTTTGGGTGGACTTCGATAAgtttgaagaagatggaaaacAAGTGGCTAAATGTAAACACTGCCCCAAGGTGCTTACAGGGTCAAGCAAGAGTGGAACCACACACTTGAATAACCACTCGAAAGTATGTCCTGGtaagaaaaaacaaaatcaagAAAGCCAGTTGATACTTCCAGTTGATACCAATGAAAGAAGCTCAACATTTGATCAAGAAAGGAGTCACTTGGATCTTGTGAAAATGGTTATTAAGCATCAGTATCCATTAGATCTGGCTGGTCAAGAAGCCTTCAAGAATTTTGTGAAAGGGTTGCAGCCAATGTATGAGTTTCAATCAAGAGATAAATTGTTATCTGACATACATCGCATCTATAATGAAGAGAGAAAGAAACTTCAGTTGTATTTTGATCAGCTTGCTTGCAAATTAAATTTGATAGTAAGTTTGTGGAAGAACAATCATGGAAAGACTGCATATTGTTGTTTGATAGCACGTTTTATTGATGATGGTTGGGAACTAAAGATGAAGATTCTTGGCTTGAGGAAATTAGAGCATGTATATGACACAAAGGTCGTAGGTGGAATTATTCGGAGCTTTGTTTTGGATTGGAATATAAGTAAGAAAGTATGTTCCATAACTGTGGATAACTCTTTTCTGAATGATGGTATGGTTCATCAGATAAAGGAAATTTGTGTTAGTGAGCAGGGCTCCCTTTCTTCAGCTCATTGGTTCATCAGTTTCACACTTCTTGAGGATGGGTTTCGTGAGATGGATAGCATACTTTCAAAGTTATGGAAATCCATTGAATATGTCACTGAAACAACACATGGAAAACTGAACTTTCAAGAAGCTGTAAATCAAGTGAAGCTACAAGGTGGGAAATCATGGGACGAACTTTCTTTCAAGCTGGAATCAGACTCTGACATACTTGATAATGCCTTGAGATCAAGAGAAATATTTTGTAAGCTGGAGCAAATTGATGACAATTTTATGCTAAACCTATCAATGGAGGAATGGGAGAAGGCAGTAACTCTTCAAAGTTGTTTCAAATGTTTTGATGATATCAAAGGAACTCAATCCCTTACTGCAAATTTGTATTTCCCGAAGCTCTGCAACATGTATGAGGAATTTGGTCAACTAAAAAAGAACAATCATCCGTTTGTTATATTGATGAAGAGGAAATTTGGCAACTATTGGAGCTTATGTAATGTGGCTTTCACTATTGCAGCTGCTCTTGATCCAAGGTTAAAGTTTAGATCCTCATGTAATGAGACCTATGAACTTGAAAGTATGATGAAGCTGATAAGATTTCGTAAAGTTCTCATGGATGTTTACTTCGAGTATGCTAATGAAGCCAAAAATCTGAGTGCATCATCTTCGGTCTTGGATGATTCCAATTCTTTAACAGCAGAGACCACAAAAGATTGTATTGTGAGCTACTTCAGTAAATTTGCATCCCCAAGCAATGTTAAAAAGGTGGCTTCACAGAAGTCAGAGCTTGACTGTTACTTAGAAGAGACTTTGCTTCCCTCGGATGCAGACATACTTGGTTGGTGGCGTGTTAATTCTCAAAGGTTCCCTACACTTGCAAAGATGGCTCGTGATTTCCTCGCAATCCCAGTATCAGTTTCCGCACCATGTTCGAATATTAGTGCTATGACCACAAATCCAACCTACAGTAGCTTAGACCCTGAGAGCATGGAAGCTTTGGTATGCAGTCAAAATTGGTTGGAATCTACAAAAGAAA ATGATGGAGAACATCATGAACCCATGCAAAATATG gataaaaggaaaagaaagatggaagaGAATGGCACTTCTACTGTAAAAGTTTTCAAAAACCGGAATCATGAAAAAGCTAGTAGTAATGGAGACATTGCTAGTGATTTCAACAAAAATG ATGGTAGTCTATCTTTTGACAATTGGATGGAGCCACAATGTTCTTCTTCAGAGTCTGTTGGTGAAAAAGCAGAGATCATGGAAGCTTCGGTTCGCAATCGAGATAGGTTGGAATCGTCAATAGGAA AACCTAATCGTGGAAGAAACATTGCTGCCTCAATCGAAATTCCAAATGATGAACCATCATTCAACAGTAATCAATTGGATCAGTTTCAAAGCTCATCTTCTGAGTCTGATGAAGAGACAACATTGAGGGAGCAAGGGTCATGGTGTAGAGAG GATGTTCGGACATATTTAGTCTCAAGCTTTACAGACAAGGAGAAAAAACGATTAAATAGATGGGAAAGGAGTGAGTTGAGTGG AAAATTGATTGGACGAGACAAGGAATTTAAATTAATGGGCGAGAAGTTAACACCTTTACTTATGGTGCCTCATTGTGATGAAACACTAATGAGGTACTATATCGATGATTCG GTCGTTAATGCTttttttaaattgcttaagaagAGATCCGACAAATATCCAAATGTATACATCAAACATTATTCGTTTGATCCTCAAATAGCT ACTTGCTTAATAAAAGGATCCAAATTAGAAGGTGAAGTATTAGCTTGGTTTAAAGCTGAGAAGTTAAGAGGGGTCCATAAA TTGTTTCTACCAATGTGTTTATCAGCACATTGGGTTCTTTTTTGTGTCGATACTAGAGAGAAGAAGATTTCATGGTTAGATCCGATACCATCTTCTCGGATAAAGTCTAATAATGTcgaaaaacaaataatattacaGTGGTTCACAAACTGTCTACTGCCAGAGTTTGGTTATAATGATGCAGATGAATGGCCATTTGTAGTGCGTACTGATATCCCAAAGCAAGAAAA CTCGATTGATTGTGGAGTATTCGTGATGAAATATGGTGATTGCCTAACGCATGGTGATTTCTTTCCCTTTACACAAAAAGATATGATTTATTTCCGACGTTGTATCTTTCTTGATATATACCGTGGAAGGTTGCATGATAAAAGATAG
- the LOC107927468 gene encoding uncharacterized protein isoform X1 produces the protein MASSPFDTDTALRLLLFCAEAIEDGDLKSADAFLQNILVLADESPYLYESRMVRYFADALVRRAYGLHPASSYNTFPGNPAPYYHYNGYGINGVIKKVIDDALMGNRRLHLIDFSIPYYYFDGSVLRTLPSFSGGPLLVHVSYILPPFLKKYVDFKLQMGILTRDAEVVNVKLEDELKVVYGNSLAEVDECEIDFKRRREDEMVVVYYKFKLDKLVRDAKAMEGELVRLKEINPTIVIMLDFYSNHSHSNFLTCLEDSFQYYSNTSTLIWRQPNIYLNEYEWDCNRDESEGNNVIRRHQTLSEWQRLFSMAGFTRIPLNHNKDNLSDEGSFFGRNYYWLDNTNLLETMGEEEECLILGYKGCRMFFLSAWKPKVEDGHFNSISTNHQFRQGFNPNPLPLQPLQPFIEGLTLNRLAAFSEIYDILKYLGCRYKFLLVLTWAFKVNNIRETTWGSNEKFPFSTQSTYCYMKDYKTYQFMHHCEKRKLVSISVKKAFESRDGYHFEPSVAKLDKQDHPNLLNVKDYNIDVVVAICLQNRHTSNEVYIVEFCWPATESEISKSLALRIFDDLKHMKATFVTVKVQGTEIKFQEEAISSIPTSSNTAMPLKIAEEARDIHAIEINGHIEQIGKTKRNKQRKSWSKVWVDFDKFEEDGKQVAKCKHCPKVLTGSSKSGTTHLNNHSKVCPGKKKQNQESQLILPVDTNERSSTFDQERSHLDLVKMVIKHQYPLDLAGQEAFKNFVKGLQPMYEFQSRDKLLSDIHRIYNEERKKLQLYFDQLACKLNLIVSLWKNNHGKTAYCCLIARFIDDGWELKMKILGLRKLEHVYDTKVVGGIIRSFVLDWNISKKVCSITVDNSFLNDGMVHQIKEICVSEQGSLSSAHWFISFTLLEDGFREMDSILSKLWKSIEYVTETTHGKLNFQEAVNQVKLQGGKSWDELSFKLESDSDILDNALRSREIFCKLEQIDDNFMLNLSMEEWEKAVTLQSCFKCFDDIKGTQSLTANLYFPKLCNMYEEFGQLKKNNHPFVILMKRKFGNYWSLCNVAFTIAAALDPRLKFRSSCNETYELESMMKLIRFRKVLMDVYFEYANEAKNLSASSSVLDDSNSLTAETTKDCIVSYFSKFASPSNVKKVASQKSELDCYLEETLLPSDADILGWWRVNSQRFPTLAKMARDFLAIPVSVSAPCSNISAMTTNPTYSSLDPESMEALVCSQNWLESTKENDGEHHEPMQNMDKRKRKMEENGTSTVKVFKNRNHEKASSNGDIASDFNKNDGSLSFDNWMEPQCSSSESVGEKAEIMEASVRNRDRLESSIGTKFLDTEPNRGRNIAASIEIPNDEPSFNSNQLDQFQSSSSESDEETTLREQGSWCREDVRTYLVSSFTDKEKKRLNRWERSELSGKLIGRDKEFKLMGEKLTPLLMVPHCDETLMRYYIDDSVVNAFFKLLKKRSDKYPNVYIKHYSFDPQIATCLIKGSKLEGEVLAWFKAEKLRGVHKLFLPMCLSAHWVLFCVDTREKKISWLDPIPSSRIKSNNVEKQIILQWFTNCLLPEFGYNDADEWPFVVRTDIPKQENSIDCGVFVMKYGDCLTHGDFFPFTQKDMIYFRRCIFLDIYRGRLHDKR, from the exons ATGGCTTCTTCTCCTTTTGACACCGACACCGCCTTGAGATTGTTACTATTCTGCGCTGAAGCTATTGAAGATGGGGATCTGAAAAGCGCCGATGCGTTCCTTCAGAACATCTTGGTTCTTGCTGATGAAAGTCCCTACTTATATGAAAGCAGAATGGTGAGATATTTTGCGGACGCTCTGGTTCGCCGAGCCTACGGACTGCATCCTGCTTCTTCCTACAACACTTTCCCGGGGAATCCTGCACCATATTATCATTATAACGGCTACGGTATTAATGGCGTCATAAAAAAAGTTATCGATGATGCTTTGATGGGAAACAGGCGATTGCACCTCATTGATTTCTCCATCCCGTATTACTATTTTGACGGTTCAGTTCTTCGTACACTACCGTCCTTCTCCGGCGGTCCTCTACTCGTTCATGTAAGTTACATACTTCCACCATTTctgaaaaaatatgtagatttcAAACTCCAAATGGGGATTTTGACTAGGGATGCCGAGGTAGTTAATGTAAAGTTGGAGGATGAGTTGAAAGTGGTCTATGGCAATAGTTTGGCAGAAGTGGATGAATGTGAAATAGATttcaaaagaagaagagaagatgaaATGGTGGTGGTTTACTATAAATTTAAACTTGATAAGTTGGTAAGAGATGCAAAAGCAATGGAGGGAGAGTTAGTAAGATTGAAGGAGATAAATCCGACGATTGTAATCATGCTAGACTTTTATTCTAATCATAGCCACTCCAATTTCTTGACATGTTTGGAGGATTCTTTTCAGTATTACTCCAATACTTCCACATTAATCTGGCGTCAGCCGAACATTTATTTAAATGAGTATGAGTGGGACTGTAACAGAGATGAAAGTGAAGGTAATAATGTAATTAGGCGGCACCAAACTTTGAGTGAATGGCAACGTCTCTTTTCAATGGCTGGTTTTACTCGAATTCCATTAAACCACAACAAAGATAATCTTAGCGATGAAGGTTCTTTCTTTGGCCGTAATTATTATTGGTTGGACAATACAAATTTGTTAGAAACAATGGGGGAGGAAGAAGAGTGTTTGATTTTAGGTTACAAGGGATGTCGAATGTTTTTCTTATCGGCATGGAAACCCAAAGTTGAAGATGGACACTTCAATTCCATTTCCACCAACCATCAGTTTCGACaag GTTTCAATCCAAATCCTTTACCTCTtcaacctcttcaaccttttATAGAG GGCTTGACATTGAATCGATTAGCTGCTTTTTCTGAGATATATGacatattaaaatatttaggttgtagatataaatttttattagttttaacaTGGGCTTTTAAAGTTAACAATATACGTGAAACTACGTGGGGTTCAAATGagaaatttcctttttctacccAAAGTACTTATTGTTATATGAAAGATTACAAAACTTATCAATTTATGCATCATTGTGAAAAACGGAAGCTTGTGAGCATCAGTGTCAAGAAAGCATTTGAATCAAGGGACGGCTACCATTTTGAACCATCTGTTGCTAAGCTTGACAAACAAGACCACCCAAATTTGTTAAATGTAAAGGATTATAACATAGATGTTGTTGTTGCCATCTGTCTGCAAAATCGTCACACAAGTAATGAAGTTTATATagtagaattttgttggcctgcAACTGAGAGTGAAATATCAAAATCTTTAGCTCTTCGTATCTTCGATGACTTGAAACATATGAAGGCAACGTTTGTAACTGTAAAAGTTCAAGGCACCGAAATTAAGTTCCAAGAAGAagccatttcaagcattcctacATCTTCAAACACAGCAATGCCTTTGAAAATAGCTGAAGAAGCAAGGGACATTCATGCAATAGAAATAAACGGGCATATTGAGCAG ATTGGGAAAACAAAACGAAACAAACAGAGAAAGTCGTGGTCTAAGGTTTGGGTGGACTTCGATAAgtttgaagaagatggaaaacAAGTGGCTAAATGTAAACACTGCCCCAAGGTGCTTACAGGGTCAAGCAAGAGTGGAACCACACACTTGAATAACCACTCGAAAGTATGTCCTGGtaagaaaaaacaaaatcaagAAAGCCAGTTGATACTTCCAGTTGATACCAATGAAAGAAGCTCAACATTTGATCAAGAAAGGAGTCACTTGGATCTTGTGAAAATGGTTATTAAGCATCAGTATCCATTAGATCTGGCTGGTCAAGAAGCCTTCAAGAATTTTGTGAAAGGGTTGCAGCCAATGTATGAGTTTCAATCAAGAGATAAATTGTTATCTGACATACATCGCATCTATAATGAAGAGAGAAAGAAACTTCAGTTGTATTTTGATCAGCTTGCTTGCAAATTAAATTTGATAGTAAGTTTGTGGAAGAACAATCATGGAAAGACTGCATATTGTTGTTTGATAGCACGTTTTATTGATGATGGTTGGGAACTAAAGATGAAGATTCTTGGCTTGAGGAAATTAGAGCATGTATATGACACAAAGGTCGTAGGTGGAATTATTCGGAGCTTTGTTTTGGATTGGAATATAAGTAAGAAAGTATGTTCCATAACTGTGGATAACTCTTTTCTGAATGATGGTATGGTTCATCAGATAAAGGAAATTTGTGTTAGTGAGCAGGGCTCCCTTTCTTCAGCTCATTGGTTCATCAGTTTCACACTTCTTGAGGATGGGTTTCGTGAGATGGATAGCATACTTTCAAAGTTATGGAAATCCATTGAATATGTCACTGAAACAACACATGGAAAACTGAACTTTCAAGAAGCTGTAAATCAAGTGAAGCTACAAGGTGGGAAATCATGGGACGAACTTTCTTTCAAGCTGGAATCAGACTCTGACATACTTGATAATGCCTTGAGATCAAGAGAAATATTTTGTAAGCTGGAGCAAATTGATGACAATTTTATGCTAAACCTATCAATGGAGGAATGGGAGAAGGCAGTAACTCTTCAAAGTTGTTTCAAATGTTTTGATGATATCAAAGGAACTCAATCCCTTACTGCAAATTTGTATTTCCCGAAGCTCTGCAACATGTATGAGGAATTTGGTCAACTAAAAAAGAACAATCATCCGTTTGTTATATTGATGAAGAGGAAATTTGGCAACTATTGGAGCTTATGTAATGTGGCTTTCACTATTGCAGCTGCTCTTGATCCAAGGTTAAAGTTTAGATCCTCATGTAATGAGACCTATGAACTTGAAAGTATGATGAAGCTGATAAGATTTCGTAAAGTTCTCATGGATGTTTACTTCGAGTATGCTAATGAAGCCAAAAATCTGAGTGCATCATCTTCGGTCTTGGATGATTCCAATTCTTTAACAGCAGAGACCACAAAAGATTGTATTGTGAGCTACTTCAGTAAATTTGCATCCCCAAGCAATGTTAAAAAGGTGGCTTCACAGAAGTCAGAGCTTGACTGTTACTTAGAAGAGACTTTGCTTCCCTCGGATGCAGACATACTTGGTTGGTGGCGTGTTAATTCTCAAAGGTTCCCTACACTTGCAAAGATGGCTCGTGATTTCCTCGCAATCCCAGTATCAGTTTCCGCACCATGTTCGAATATTAGTGCTATGACCACAAATCCAACCTACAGTAGCTTAGACCCTGAGAGCATGGAAGCTTTGGTATGCAGTCAAAATTGGTTGGAATCTACAAAAGAAA ATGATGGAGAACATCATGAACCCATGCAAAATATG gataaaaggaaaagaaagatggaagaGAATGGCACTTCTACTGTAAAAGTTTTCAAAAACCGGAATCATGAAAAAGCTAGTAGTAATGGAGACATTGCTAGTGATTTCAACAAAAATG ATGGTAGTCTATCTTTTGACAATTGGATGGAGCCACAATGTTCTTCTTCAGAGTCTGTTGGTGAAAAAGCAGAGATCATGGAAGCTTCGGTTCGCAATCGAGATAGGTTGGAATCGTCAATAGGAA CAAAATTTCTTGATACAGAACCTAATCGTGGAAGAAACATTGCTGCCTCAATCGAAATTCCAAATGATGAACCATCATTCAACAGTAATCAATTGGATCAGTTTCAAAGCTCATCTTCTGAGTCTGATGAAGAGACAACATTGAGGGAGCAAGGGTCATGGTGTAGAGAG GATGTTCGGACATATTTAGTCTCAAGCTTTACAGACAAGGAGAAAAAACGATTAAATAGATGGGAAAGGAGTGAGTTGAGTGG AAAATTGATTGGACGAGACAAGGAATTTAAATTAATGGGCGAGAAGTTAACACCTTTACTTATGGTGCCTCATTGTGATGAAACACTAATGAGGTACTATATCGATGATTCG GTCGTTAATGCTttttttaaattgcttaagaagAGATCCGACAAATATCCAAATGTATACATCAAACATTATTCGTTTGATCCTCAAATAGCT ACTTGCTTAATAAAAGGATCCAAATTAGAAGGTGAAGTATTAGCTTGGTTTAAAGCTGAGAAGTTAAGAGGGGTCCATAAA TTGTTTCTACCAATGTGTTTATCAGCACATTGGGTTCTTTTTTGTGTCGATACTAGAGAGAAGAAGATTTCATGGTTAGATCCGATACCATCTTCTCGGATAAAGTCTAATAATGTcgaaaaacaaataatattacaGTGGTTCACAAACTGTCTACTGCCAGAGTTTGGTTATAATGATGCAGATGAATGGCCATTTGTAGTGCGTACTGATATCCCAAAGCAAGAAAA CTCGATTGATTGTGGAGTATTCGTGATGAAATATGGTGATTGCCTAACGCATGGTGATTTCTTTCCCTTTACACAAAAAGATATGATTTATTTCCGACGTTGTATCTTTCTTGATATATACCGTGGAAGGTTGCATGATAAAAGATAG